In the Halorubrum ruber genome, CGCCGTCGGCGCGATCCTGATCGGGCTCTCGATGGAGTTCGTCAGCGCCGAGGCGGCGTTCTACCTGACCGCCGCCCTGATGTTCCTCTCCGGGGCGGTCGTGGTCGTCTGGATGGAGGAGACGCACCCCGAGTTCGGGACCCACGAGCCGCCCGCTCCGGCGCCGGAGTCGCCGACCGAGCCGGTCGCACGGGAGTAGCCGCCGGCGGCCGCGTTCGTGACCGACGAGATGTTCGACGATCGTCGTATTACCAATAGACGTTTGTAGGCCCTCTACCCGCCAAATTCGGGCGAGGATGGTAAAAGGGTTAACGGGGGAGGTCGTCTCACCGGGTGAGCTTTCACCACGCATGTCTGACACCGATCTCGTAATCATCGGCGGGGGGATAAGCGGGGCGTCGCTTCTGTACACGGTCGCGAAGTTCACCGACGTCGACGACGTCACGCTGATCGAGAAGGAACGGGAGATCGCGGCGATCAACTCCCACCGGACGAACAACTCCCAGACGCTCCACTTCGGGGACATCGAGACGAACTACACCCTCGAAAAGGCCGAAGAGGTCAAGGAGGGCGCCGAGCTGCTCGCGGGCTACCTCGAGGGGGCGGACCCCGACCGGGAGATGCACAGCAAGCGCAGCAAGATGGTGCTGGGCGTCGGTGACGAGGAGGTCGCCAAGTTAGAGGAGCGCTACCGCGAGAACGGGTTCGGCGACCTGTTCCCGAAGCTGCGCGAGATCGGCCGCGAGGAGATCGCCGAGCTGGAGCCGAAGGTCGTCGAGGGGCGCGACCCCGGCACCGAGCTGAAGGCGCTCCAGACGCCCGACGGCTACGTCGTCGACTACGGCGCGGTCGCAGAGTCGTTCGTCGACGCCGCCCGCGAGGAAGCGGGCGTCTCCGTCCACCTCGGGACCACGGTGACGGGCGTCGACGACCGGGGCGACGGGTTCCGCGTCGACACCGACGACGGCGAGTTCGACGCCGAGGCGGTCGTCGTCGCGGCCGGCTCGCACAGCCTCCAGTTCGCCAAGGAGATGGGGTACGGCGAAGGGATGTCGCTGCTGCCGGTCGCGGGGAGCTTCTTCCTCGCTGACGACCTGCTGAACGGGAAGGTGTACACGCTCCAGATGAAGAAGCTCCCGTTCGCGGCGGTCCACGGCGACGCCGACGTCCACGACGGGAGCGTCACCCGGTTCGGGCCGACGGCGAAGCTGGTGCCCGCGCTGGAGCGCGGCCACCTCTCGACGGTGAGCGACTTCGTCGACGTGTTCGGGTTCAACCCCGACTCCGTGCTGAGCTACGTCAACATCCTCTCCGACCGGATCCTCTTCCCGTACGTCGTGCGCAACCTCGTGTACGACCTCCCGGCGGTCGGGAAGCGGGCGTTCCTCCCGAACGTCCAGAAGGTCGTGCCGAGCGTCGACGTCGACGACATCGACCGCGCGAAGGGGTACGGCGGCGTGCGCCCCCAGATCGTCGACACCGAGAACAAGGAGCTCGACATGGGCGAGGCGAAGATCGTCGAGGACGGAATCTTATTCAACATCACGCCCTCGCCGGGCGCGTCGACCGCGCTGAAGAACGCGATGACGGACGTCGGGACTGTCCTCGACTTCTTCGAGGACGACTACGAGTTCGACGAGGCCGCCTTCCGCGACGCGACCATCGAGAACTTCCCGCGGGCCGACGAGGAGTCCGACGCCGAGTCGGCTGACGCCGAAGCCGACGACCCCGTGCCCGCCGAGGCCGACGACTGATTCGGCCGACACCCGATCCGCTCTTCTGCCGATTCGTCTAACGCCGACTTACGCGCGCGCTTCCTCCGTGACCTCCCGCTCGAACGCCTCTCTAAGCACGCGGATCGCCCGACGCTTCGTCCCGTCGGGGACGAACACGAAGGGGATCGGCACGTCGAACGCGCGGTCGCCGTACAGCCCCCAGTCGGCGACCGACCGCGTCGTGCCGCCGTACGCGATGGGAATGTCCTCTAACTCGTCGGGGTCGTAGGCGGGGACGTACGAGCGGTCGATCCACACCTCGTGGACCGGCACGTCGAGGGCGCCGGCGAGGAGTCGCTCTAAGCGGTCGTCGCCGGCGGTGAGCCACGCCGTGAACTCGTCAAGGGGGTCGCCGTCCACGGGCAGGTCGTCGTCGAGGTCACCGCCGACCCGGTCGGCGAGCGCGATCCGGTGTTTCCAGCAGGTGGCGGGGAAGCGTCGCCCGCGAAAGCGGTCGTACATCGACGCGAGCGTCGAGTCGGGGTTCTCGCGGGCGGCGGTCCGGAGCCGTTCGAGCACCGCGTTGTCGTCGAGCTCGCGGTCGAGTATGCCGTCGACCGTGACGGGGCTCTCCCCGGTCTCCCGCTCGTACTCGCCCAACAGCGCCTGGAGGAGCCGGTTCGCGTACACCGACTTGTGGTGCTGGGTGACCCACATGTACAGCGCGATTCTCCCTTCGAGGTAGTTGCCGATGGTCGAGAGCGCCTTCTCCGAGAGCGCGAGCCCCGCCTCGGGGTGGGCGGTGTAGGCGTCGACCATGCGCTCGACGTCGAAGCTCAACACGCCCGCGCCCGTCATCTCGTTGTCGCGGGTGATGTAGTCCAGCCGGTCCACGTCGATGGGGGAGTGGAGCAGCTGGGCGCCGACGCCGTACTGCCACGGCTCGCCGCGCTCGTACGCGAGGCTGTAGCCGAGCACGTACGCGCACACCTCGAAGGGGTCCACGTCGAAATCGCGGAGGGCGTCGCCGTACTCCTCGACGATGATCACGCAGCCGAGCAGCTCGTGCGGGTTCGCCGAGCGGAGCGGCGCGCCGCCGACGCCGGCCGCGTCGAAGGCGTCGACCAGCCCGGTCTCCGCGACGCGCTCACGGAGAATCCCCTCGTCGAGGAACCCCTCGGAGAGGTGCGAGAAGGGCGGGTGGCCGACGTCGTGGAGCAGGCAGGCGCACTCCAGCGTGCGCTGGATCTCTTCGAGTTCGTCGACGGCGGCGTCCCGCGTGAAGTACGACTGCCGGCGGAGGCTCTCGAAGACGGTCCGCCCGAGGTGGTAGACGCCGAGCGAGTGCTCGAACCGGGTGTGGTTCGCGCCTGGGTACACGAGGTGGGTCGCCGAGAGCTGGCGGACGTACCGCAGCCGCTGGAACGGCCGCGTGTCGACGACCCCCTCGACGAGCGCGTCCGGCAGTTCGATGTAGCCGTGGACGGCGTCTTTGATCTGGGTGGTGGACATCGATTGTGGGCACCACACCCTCCCGCGTCCTGCCTCTTTCGGTCGTCAGCCGGCCGCCGTGCGCTCCCCGGAACCCGAGAACGCTCCGAGTCACACCGTATAAATGCGAGCGCGGCGAGGCACGCGTATGGTATCGGACGCCGCCGACGGCGCGGACGCGCGGCCGGACGCTCCCGACGGGACGGGCCCGCAGTCGGACGCCGGCGACGCGGCCGGGCCCTCAATCGTCGACCGCTGGACCGCGCTCGACCGCGGCTGGCAGGCGCTCGCGCTGGGACTCGGGATCGTCACCGCGCACCTCGTCGGACAGGCGCTGTGACTGGCGTGATCGAGGCGGTCCGGGCGCACCTGCCCGGTCTCGCGCTGCTCGCGGGCGGCGCGGTCGCCGCGACGCTCGTCGCGGAGGCGGTCCCCGGCCTCCAGCCGCTCGTCGTCGCCGTGGCGATCGGCGTCGGGATCGGGAACACCGTCGGGATCCCCGACGTCGCGGAGCCGGGCGTCGGCGTCGACAAGCTGTTCTTGGAGACCGGGATCGTCCTGCTCGGCGCGGCGGTCGCGGTCGAGGAGTTCCTGACCGCCGGCCCGACCGTCCTCGGCCTCGTGGTGGCGGTCGTCGCCGGCGGGCTCCTGTTCGCGGAGGTCGTCGCGCGCGGCCTCTTCCGGATCGGGTCGCCGACCTCGTCGCTGCTCGCGGCCGGGGCGAGCATCTGCGGCGTCTCGGCGGTCGTCGCGATCGGGCGGGTTCTCGACGCGCGCGGCGCCGCGATCACGTTCGCGGCCGCGACGATCCTCCTCTTCGACGCCGTGACGCTCGTCGCGTTCCCGCTGGCGGGCGAGTGGCTCGGCCTGACGAGCCGGCAGTTCGGCGTCTGGGCGGGCGTGAGCATGTTCTCGACCGGGCCCGTCGCGGCCGCGGGGTTCGCCTACTCCCCCGAGGCGGGCCAGTGGGCGACCGTGACGAAGCTGGCGCGAAACTCGCTGCTCGGCGGCGTCGCGGTCGCGTACTCGCTGGCGTACACGGCGCGATCGGCCGCGGAACCCGGCGTCCGGCGGCTGTGGGCGGAGTTCCCGAAGTTCCTGCTCGGGTTCCTGGTCGTCGCGGCGGTCGCCAACAGCGGGCTGCTCTCGCCGGCCGCGCTGGCGTCGATCGGCCGCGTCTCCGACGCGCTGTTCGCGCTGGCGTTCGTCGGCCTCGGGCTCTCGATCCGCGTCGACGACATGCGCGCGGTGGGCGCCGCGCCGGTCGGCGCGGTGTTGGTCCACCTGCTCGCCGTGAGCGCGGTCGCGCTCGCGGCGGTGCGCTGGCTGCTGTAGGCGGGCCGACGGCGCGCCGCGATCGGGTTCATTCCTTATAAGTAGCGAGCGGGCGCACTCCGAGTATGGGAACCATCGGATTCATCGGCGGCAGCGGCATCTACGACGCGCTCCCCCTGAACGACGTGCGCGAGGTCGAGTTCGACACGCCGTACGGCGAGCCGAGCGACGCCGTGACGATCGGCGAGTTCGGCGACACCGGAAAGGAAGTCGCGTTCCTCCCGCGCCACGGCTCGGACCACGGCGTCTCGCCGACCGACCTCCCGTACCGCGCGAACATGTACGCCTTAAAAAAGGCGGGCGTCACCCACATCTTCGCGTCGAACGCGGTCGGGAGCCTGAAAGAGGAGCTGGAGCCCGGAACGCTCGTCGTCCCCGACCAGATATACGACCGGACGAAGGGCCGCGACCTCTCCTTCTACGGCGACGGCGTCGTCGTCCACCAGCCGTTCGCGGACCCGTACAGCCCCGAGCTCGTCGACCACCTCACCGAGGCCGCGGAGTCGGCCGCGCCCGGCGACACGAAGGTCGTGAAGGGCGGCACCTACGTCTGCATCGAGGGCCCGCAGTACTCGACGCGCGCGGAGTCGGAGTTTTATAAGAGCCAAGGCTGGGACCTCGTCGGGATGACCGCGATTCCGGAGGCGAAGTTGGCCCGCGAGGCCGAGATCGCGTACGCGACGATCGCCGGCGTCACCGACTACGACGTCTGGAAGGCGGACAGCGAGGTGAC is a window encoding:
- a CDS encoding FAD-dependent oxidoreductase codes for the protein MSDTDLVIIGGGISGASLLYTVAKFTDVDDVTLIEKEREIAAINSHRTNNSQTLHFGDIETNYTLEKAEEVKEGAELLAGYLEGADPDREMHSKRSKMVLGVGDEEVAKLEERYRENGFGDLFPKLREIGREEIAELEPKVVEGRDPGTELKALQTPDGYVVDYGAVAESFVDAAREEAGVSVHLGTTVTGVDDRGDGFRVDTDDGEFDAEAVVVAAGSHSLQFAKEMGYGEGMSLLPVAGSFFLADDLLNGKVYTLQMKKLPFAAVHGDADVHDGSVTRFGPTAKLVPALERGHLSTVSDFVDVFGFNPDSVLSYVNILSDRILFPYVVRNLVYDLPAVGKRAFLPNVQKVVPSVDVDDIDRAKGYGGVRPQIVDTENKELDMGEAKIVEDGILFNITPSPGASTALKNAMTDVGTVLDFFEDDYEFDEAAFRDATIENFPRADEESDAESADAEADDPVPAEADD
- a CDS encoding HD domain-containing protein — its product is MSTTQIKDAVHGYIELPDALVEGVVDTRPFQRLRYVRQLSATHLVYPGANHTRFEHSLGVYHLGRTVFESLRRQSYFTRDAAVDELEEIQRTLECACLLHDVGHPPFSHLSEGFLDEGILRERVAETGLVDAFDAAGVGGAPLRSANPHELLGCVIIVEEYGDALRDFDVDPFEVCAYVLGYSLAYERGEPWQYGVGAQLLHSPIDVDRLDYITRDNEMTGAGVLSFDVERMVDAYTAHPEAGLALSEKALSTIGNYLEGRIALYMWVTQHHKSVYANRLLQALLGEYERETGESPVTVDGILDRELDDNAVLERLRTAARENPDSTLASMYDRFRGRRFPATCWKHRIALADRVGGDLDDDLPVDGDPLDEFTAWLTAGDDRLERLLAGALDVPVHEVWIDRSYVPAYDPDELEDIPIAYGGTTRSVADWGLYGDRAFDVPIPFVFVPDGTKRRAIRVLREAFEREVTEEARA
- a CDS encoding YeiH family protein — its product is MTGVIEAVRAHLPGLALLAGGAVAATLVAEAVPGLQPLVVAVAIGVGIGNTVGIPDVAEPGVGVDKLFLETGIVLLGAAVAVEEFLTAGPTVLGLVVAVVAGGLLFAEVVARGLFRIGSPTSSLLAAGASICGVSAVVAIGRVLDARGAAITFAAATILLFDAVTLVAFPLAGEWLGLTSRQFGVWAGVSMFSTGPVAAAGFAYSPEAGQWATVTKLARNSLLGGVAVAYSLAYTARSAAEPGVRRLWAEFPKFLLGFLVVAAVANSGLLSPAALASIGRVSDALFALAFVGLGLSIRVDDMRAVGAAPVGAVLVHLLAVSAVALAAVRWLL
- the mtnP gene encoding S-methyl-5'-thioadenosine phosphorylase produces the protein MGTIGFIGGSGIYDALPLNDVREVEFDTPYGEPSDAVTIGEFGDTGKEVAFLPRHGSDHGVSPTDLPYRANMYALKKAGVTHIFASNAVGSLKEELEPGTLVVPDQIYDRTKGRDLSFYGDGVVVHQPFADPYSPELVDHLTEAAESAAPGDTKVVKGGTYVCIEGPQYSTRAESEFYKSQGWDLVGMTAIPEAKLAREAEIAYATIAGVTDYDVWKADSEVTLEEVLENAEKNQTAIKAAVEAAVRTLPEDLECDAHTSLEGTVNTPTEAIPEETQERVEPLLGDYL